The DNA region TCaatgtaagaataaaaagagCCCTAGGACATGTCTCTGTGTAAGGGAGTCCTGAGTTTCTGAGGGCACAGAAGCTTGGTGAAATTGTATTTTCCTGAGGTGAGAATTCAGAGGTTTCACTGATTTCTAAGACAGGTCTAAATTCTCATGTGGCAGAAGGGAGATGGGGGCCAGAGAGGGGACAGGAGTTGCCCAACAAGCTTGAGGTAGGACTGGGAATAAATCTGAAGCCAAATAGAATTGAATTTTGGATAACTTGTAGAGTATCCTTGTTTGCTGAATTTGCACAGCTAATTGTGACTTGCCTGTAAACACTGAGGCAGGGTCCAAGGGCATCTTTGCTTGTTCCTTGGCCCAGGCTCCAAAGTGGCTGCCAACGCATGCCTTCCGTGTACCTATTCCGTTTTCAAAGTCCTTGTCTGTCCTcccattcttttaccttccttTACCCggcccttctctctgttttgccccGTCTCTTTTCTCTGCACTTCccatcttcccttctcctcccatgCTGGCCACAGTCTTCCCCTTGTTCCCGCCTCCCTCTCCCTACGCCACATCCTGTGGGGTCCCTCCCTCTTTCCAAgtccttccctgcccctcctcctcctttcccacatccccccccccagtcaaagttcaacaagctccccacccccacaccagaCCCCGCGAAGGGTCAGAACGGAGCGAGCCCGCTGGGGGTGCCTTGgctccacagtggctgcctcGGCGAGCACGCCAGCACAAgtcccgccccccaccccgcagCAAGCAAAAGTGCAGCTGTGGCCCCTCCCATTGGCCGGCAGGCCTGTCAGCGTGGGGCCCTCACGCAGGCGCCCGCAGGAGCTTGGTGCATAAAAACGCAGCCTAAGAGcggggggctggggagaggagagggagagccagCGAGGCAGGGCTGGAGGGAGTGGCTGGCAGCCAGGAGCCCCGTGGAAAGAGCGAGCCAGCGAGCGAGCTAGGGAGAGTAGGGGAGACCGAGACTGACCGGTAGCCAGGCAGGCGCAGGCAGACGGACGCACGCCGGCACAGACAGACTGAGTTGGCGTTGGGGAACCTCGCACTGGTCCCTCTCGCCTTTCCCTTTGAAAGCCAGGATTTTGCCTTTTCCGTGGCGCCCGAGACAGAATGCTGGACTCCGCCGACCTCAGCGCAAGCTAAGATTTTTCAGCTAGGGAAGAAAAATCATCTCCATCCTGAGTAGGGGGGGAGCAATCtcccctgcctccacccccctccccccccataccAAACTCGGGCTCCAAACCCAGCCCTTCCCTAACCATCGACTTCCTCCTATCTAGAATGGTGGCTGTATGGACAGTCTGACAGAACAGAGACTGACATCTCCCAATCTGCCGGCCCCCCACCTGGAACACTACAGTGTTCTGCATTGCACCATGACCCTGGATGTGCAAACTGTAGTCGTTTTTGCTGTGATTGTAGTCCTCCTGCTTGTCAATGTCATACTAATGTTTTTCCTGGGAACGCGCTGAATGGAGTCCAGCCACCCGAGCTGTTTCTAACTCTCAATTTGATTTCATCCAGAGAACCAccgagaaaaaaacaagagagacagggaaagagagggagagaaagagcaagctGTCTCACTCAGGGGGGAAAACGTTTTGAGCTTCAACATGGCCTCGCTGTGATATGTATGACGCTGGTATATTATCTCTCCCTACATCTTTTGTCATGTTATGTCTTTTAAGTATGCCTGGGAGTGTAGTTACTTATTGCTTGGGTAAAATTGTTGGTAAAGAAATGCTTTCTATTCAAGTGTGCCTGTGTGTATGCATTATCCATTTATGTGACTTCACGGAGCAAGCTCTACGTCCTTAAACGGTGGCTTTGCTGTTTGTGGTGCCTTGTCAACTCATTTTCTTGAAAACTATCTTTAAATTCCATGAGGAAATTTTAGTCAAAATTTCTTTCTTGCTGTTAGGACTGTATTTGGGTTTGTTTGGGGGAAAGGGGACTTGTGGGAAGAGCAGGATGGGTTTTTGGCATCTTAGGAAAGACAGTCTTGCGCTGATGTTTAGAAGAAAATAAcggtagaaagaatgaacttaGAGAAAATGATTCTTTAGTCTCTAATGAGAAGGGAAAATTTGAGAGATGATGTGTTGGGGTATACTGCAGTTGGTGACTCTGTCTTTTCTATCTCAATTTGATGTCCAGGGTTCAGAATTTCCAATTTGGAAAATAGCCacctttaaaacatttcttaaatcattaaatatgaatttctttGGAATTATGGAATGGATTGAAAAGCATTATCTGATCTTTATGAATTGGCAAGAAAAGACATTGGCGAGCTGTGTTTGTATTCCTTTTACCAAAGACTACCCCTGGATTTGAATTTAAGGATTTTCTCTGTGTGTCctccaaaaaaaggaagaaagaaaaaaagagaaaaagccagCTCTTTATTCACCtttggaataataatagtaattggaTTTGGATATTCCTCTTTTGAGTAATCATTTGCAATGATGTAGTTTGAACTACATTTTTAATAGAACTTGCTAGTCCTGATGAAAAAGtggtgtttttactttttattttttgcctcctTGTTTGTTCTTTAAAGTCAGAGGTGTTTCTAATTGAAAGATTTCCATAACAAAATGAAAGTATATATCTTGATAAGTAGAATTTTGAGCACCCCTATTAATTCTGGATGGAATGGGGTATGAGCTGCTGAATCCATGAGCTAGAAATAGCATTCCAATTTGACATTTAGTTGAATGTGTGTATCAGATGGTAGTGGAAGTggttactgttattattactattgttattattttttatatttctttttctgctgagAAAGCTTTGGCAAAGATGGGGGGAATGTCTCTGATGCCATTGTGCATAATACTggttttcctcccttcccccaactgcTGATATAGGCAGGTCTTTTTCATTCCGTTGCTTACCTGACTTGAAATAGTGCTATTTCTGGCTCATGTAGCAATGAATCAGGGAGTATACACATCCACACACATGTACCCCCACACCCATGTGGGCGGCTGCTCATGTATGATGTGCAATTCTGCTGGCATTGTGCTCTCAAGTTCCATAACCTGTTGTTTAATCTTTTGGAAACTAATTATGAAGGGAGAGGGGCTGTGAAAGGGGCTCTTGAAATTGTCCTGACCTCAGGACCCAGGAGGTATTATTTAATGGCATCAGAAAAGATTTTGAGTCTTGAGGTGTGCTGTCTTTGGCTTGGCGTGGGTGagaagttgattttaaaaattggatttatACTATAGTGTAAACATGATCTGAGAAGTTTAATGGCATTGATACTATTTATTctttggtccttttgtgggtccCCCCCACTTTCTTTGCAAAGAGAATCTTTTAAGACATTCCCCCCCCAACTTAGCTCTAGTGATAAAAATGCTTATATTTTGACTGGGCACTATTTTTTGAGACAGTATTGAAGAGTGAGGAAAGGCTTTAGGGTGGGCACTAAAGTCCTGGGTTCTCTTTCTTCAGTGGCTCTTTGACCTTGGgcattttttattccttctcagTAGTTTTGGGTTCCCTATAACATTGGCATTTGGGGGTGGTTAGACTAAGTGACCTGCAATTTCTTGCCTTCTGTGATTTTGGTTGCTCTTAAGCACTTGAAATCAGAAAGGGGTGAACTGTCAAGACAAGtataaaggaaaatgaaatgttAATCAATGGGTAATGGGAGTTGGAGGGGCAGAAATATCTGGTTGCTGGTATGTAGAGAAATTCAACAGATTCTTTCATGTAGCTATGTGATAAAACCACTACAACAATAGAAtgctttttgcttctttttttttccccctgagggAGAAGGATTCTCTAAAGCTGTTCTTTGAGCCAGATATATGACAAAGTAGTGTCATGAAATGCCACGGCCTTCATGACTGGATGCCTGACAGGCACTTGGCAGAAAGTGTTTGCTCATGTATGTGTGTAGGTTGTGTAACAGTATGTTCgtgggtgtgtgtgcacacgcttCTGTGTGTGGAGGGTGTGGGTGGGGGGTGTACACTCTTGAATGTGGTTGGAGATTGGTTGTGCTAGAAATGAGGGAAAACAGAAGGGCATGCATTGAGTTTCACAGTTCTGAATGGTCTCCTTGTGCAAAAGACTATAGGATTTGACTGGTGCTAGGATGGGTGGGTGTTTCCCCTACCAGTCCTCCCACCAACCCCCACAACTCCTTAGGCTAAAGGAGTAGCTTCAACGAACCCTTCCATCAGCAATTTAGTTGATGAAACTTGTAAGCATTTTTCCGATTAATTTATCTCTAGGCAAATAAGGCAATGTTGCTAGCCAGATGGCAGGCCACCCTAGAGCAGCTAAAAGGGAATTTGGGAAGTAGAGAACCAAAGTTGGCAGTGTGACTTTTTACTTCTGTGAATCCTAAAGGTTTGGCATTTTTCCCTCAGACTTGTGAAGgtatgcaaaaagaaaagagtgggAGAAAACGAAAAATGCAGCCAGAGGAGTGGACTCCTCTgcattttgacatttttctttttttttcccctctcctgcctctacTTTCCTCTTCTATCTTTGCTCTGTCCCCTGATACAACCTTCTCCCCACTCTGTCAGTGGgtaggtaaaaaagaaaagagggatttTTCTCTCTGATTTATCTCAACTTTTCACAACAaaattccttatttctttttctcctctctaactGCTCTGGGTAGAGAATACCCTTTGCTACTAGGAGGGTGAAATTCCAGCTCTGGAATTTCGGCTTCCAGCTCCCTACCAGGGCATTCAAGAAAATAACCTTAGCTGGTATCCTAGCAACCTGTGCATTACTCAGCTCCTGCTGAGCTCTGGATCCCACCCTTTACATGTCCTGGCACCAAGGCCTCTGGAGAAAGGAGGCTTGAGCCCGGCAAGACTTGGAGAGATGTCTTGAGGGAGAGGGCAAAGAAAGCAAGATCCTCATTGCCTGCAAATGTCCAGAAAACATACATAGAAGGCATATAGAACCTAGCCTTCTTGGAGCCATGGGACTGTTTATTGAGAGgctcctgggttcaaatccctctTCAGTTACTGCCTTCTCCTTTACATTAAATGAGCCATTTCACAGCCCAGCTTTAATGCAAGGAGTTCTTCAGaccctgaaatttttttttattatcctgACTTTTGACTGAGGCAGGGAGAAGAAGGAATAGTATGGTGGAAACAAACTGAGAGTGTTTTTCCCAATTGACACAGTTTCTCTTTGTCAGAACTTGCAACAGTTCTGAGTAGTTTTTGACTTAGAAGGCTGGGCAAATTGGGAAGGCCATTTTAATTGTGGGGATAGTGACAGGCTTTGGGCCCTGGCTAAGATTCTCTCATCTGCTTGTATGTGTGTGATTAGTGGGCTCAGGAGCTGAGGGGTCCCAGTGAGCCAGTGGGTGAAATCCAAAATTTTCTGCCCCCTGTGGTGAAGCTCAGGTTGAGAGTGCTTGACTGTGACTGGAGGGCACACTCTGGCAGTTGTAGGGATGGTGCCAAATCATGTCCTCCTAGCCTTTGTCTTCCATCTTGGCCTTTGCTCCCCTTGGCCTGTGGAGTGCTTGCTGTGGACAGGGAAACGATTGGGAAGTGAGCCTAGTCTCCCAAAATAACTGTCTCCTCAGAAGACCTCCCACAAAGCATCTGGATCCAGCCCCAGTGGCTTTGCCCCAAGAAGTGGGATGGAGATGGAGAATCTTAGACTCTCTAGCTCTTATTTCTGTCTCTGAAACTTATTCTAGGCCAACTAAGTCT from Saccopteryx leptura isolate mSacLep1 chromosome X, mSacLep1_pri_phased_curated, whole genome shotgun sequence includes:
- the LOC136386108 gene encoding uncharacterized homolog; the protein is MDSLTEQRLTSPNLPAPHLEHYSVLHCTMTLDVQTVVVFAVIVVLLLVNVILMFFLGTR